One Blattabacterium cuenoti genomic window carries:
- the purM gene encoding phosphoribosylformylglycinamidine cyclo-ligase: MKKINMTICKMNNILKNTYNNRVISMLDHFAGFYKIYECGYKEPILVSGVDGVGTKLRLAIDYKKYDVIGEDCFAMCANDVLCHGAIPLFFLDYLACGKLDSIIVEKIVQGIANSCKKTNTCLIGGETAEMPGIYQKNDYDIAGFCVGIVEKDHLVDGKKLIQEGDILIGLPSSGVHSNGFSVIRNIFSEEDFMKSFQEKPFYETLLIPTRIYHFPIHVLLKKFMIHGLSHITGGGISDNLYRILPKNLSAVVEKEKIPIQPVFNYIQKKANLSENKMWNTFNMGVGMIVAVSFEEKDSVLEKLNTLGEKPFVLGKIIKGNKKVFLK, translated from the coding sequence ATGAAAAAAATAAACATGACTATATGCAAAATGAATAATATTTTAAAAAATACATATAATAATAGAGTTATAAGTATGTTAGATCATTTTGCAGGTTTTTATAAAATATACGAATGTGGATATAAGGAACCTATTTTAGTATCTGGTGTTGATGGAGTAGGAACTAAATTACGTTTAGCTATAGATTACAAAAAATATGATGTGATTGGAGAAGATTGTTTTGCAATGTGTGCAAATGATGTTTTATGTCATGGAGCTATTCCTTTATTTTTTTTAGATTATTTAGCTTGTGGAAAACTAGATTCTATTATTGTAGAAAAAATTGTGCAAGGAATAGCTAATTCTTGTAAAAAAACTAATACCTGTCTGATTGGGGGTGAAACCGCTGAAATGCCTGGAATTTATCAAAAAAATGATTATGATATTGCTGGATTTTGTGTAGGAATTGTAGAAAAAGATCATCTTGTAGATGGAAAAAAATTAATTCAAGAAGGAGATATTTTAATAGGTCTTCCTTCTTCTGGAGTACATAGTAATGGTTTTTCTGTAATTCGAAATATCTTTTCTGAAGAAGATTTCATGAAATCTTTTCAAGAAAAACCCTTTTATGAAACACTTTTGATTCCAACTAGAATTTATCATTTTCCTATTCACGTTTTATTAAAAAAGTTTATGATTCATGGATTATCTCATATTACTGGAGGAGGTATATCAGATAATCTATATCGAATTTTACCAAAAAATTTATCAGCTGTAGTAGAAAAAGAAAAAATACCTATTCAACCTGTTTTCAATTATATTCAAAAAAAAGCAAATTTATCAGAAAATAAAATGTGGAATACTTTTAATATGGGGGTAGGAATGATTGTAGCTGTATCTTTTGAAGAAAAAGATTCCGTTTTAGAAAAACTAAACACTCTAGGAGAGAAACCCTTTGTTTTGGGAAAAATTATAAAAGGAAATAAAAAAGTATTTTTGAAATAA
- a CDS encoding formyltransferase family protein, with translation MKKIAILVSGKGTNMKHILEAIESGILHNFVVNLVISDRWCIAIQYALKKNIIVFSLIRTNKKSISKEIDNILGIYIPDIIILSGFLSILDAEFCKKWTRKVINIHPSLLPKYGGKGMYGIKIHQEVIKNRDKISGATVHYVTKDVDLGDIILKQTCKIDSEETPISLSKKISMIEKQILIQSINQLF, from the coding sequence ATGAAAAAAATAGCGATTTTAGTTTCTGGAAAGGGGACCAATATGAAGCATATTTTAGAAGCAATAGAAAGCGGAATACTTCATAATTTTGTGGTTAATTTAGTAATTTCTGATAGATGGTGTATAGCAATACAATACGCATTAAAAAAAAATATCATAGTATTTTCTTTAATAAGAACTAATAAAAAATCTATTTCTAAAGAAATAGACAATATACTTGGGATATATATTCCAGATATTATAATTCTTTCAGGATTCCTTTCTATACTTGATGCAGAATTTTGTAAAAAATGGACGAGAAAGGTTATAAATATTCATCCTTCTCTATTACCTAAATACGGAGGAAAAGGAATGTATGGAATAAAAATACATCAAGAAGTTATAAAAAATAGGGATAAAATATCAGGAGCGACAGTTCACTATGTCACAAAAGATGTAGATTTAGGGGATATAATTTTGAAACAAACATGTAAAATTGATTCAGAGGAGACTCCAATATCTTTATCAAAAAAGATTTCTATGATAGAAAAACAAATATTAATTCAATCTATTAATCAACTTTTTTAA